One window of the Candidatus Jettenia sp. genome contains the following:
- the cbiB gene encoding adenosylcobinamide-phosphate synthase CbiB: MVLICVNLCPTAEFKYHISIFILRFLILPTITLIQITVAYILDLVIGDPQWAYHPIRLIGKLVESVECILRRLSISERIAGIFLTTIIVAVTYLTTYAVILVSGQWCYVCEIMIGTVVIYFAISIRSLADEAKKVMTFLKENDLIQARKALSQIVGRDTAYLNEEQIIRACVETVAESSVDGILSPLFYSFIGGPGAAMAYKAVSTLDSMVGHKDERYIRFGWASARLDDVANYIPARISAVLIPIASFLCGYSLRNSLRIAFRDGRKHQSPNSGIPEAAMAGALRVQLGGPSTYQGEVIEKPFIGDAQNRLTLESIGMAITIMQVTSLLFLTCGIGVVVCLKWVFS, encoded by the coding sequence TTGGTACTTATCTGTGTTAATCTGTGTCCAACTGCAGAATTTAAATATCATATTTCTATTTTTATTCTACGGTTTTTAATCCTGCCTACAATAACTCTTATTCAAATTACAGTTGCCTATATCCTGGATCTCGTTATCGGTGATCCTCAATGGGCTTATCATCCGATCCGATTGATCGGGAAGCTTGTAGAAAGTGTTGAATGTATCTTACGAAGGTTATCTATTTCTGAACGGATTGCCGGGATATTTTTGACTACGATCATCGTAGCAGTAACATATCTGACAACGTATGCAGTAATACTGGTATCGGGGCAATGGTGTTACGTCTGTGAAATAATGATAGGAACTGTTGTTATTTATTTTGCAATTTCTATAAGAAGTCTGGCTGATGAAGCAAAAAAGGTAATGACATTTCTGAAAGAAAATGATTTAATACAAGCCCGAAAAGCGCTATCACAGATCGTAGGACGTGATACAGCGTATCTCAATGAAGAACAGATAATACGGGCTTGCGTGGAAACTGTCGCTGAGAGCAGTGTAGATGGTATCTTATCACCCTTATTTTACTCTTTTATCGGGGGGCCAGGTGCAGCGATGGCCTATAAGGCTGTAAGTACGCTTGATTCTATGGTTGGACATAAGGATGAGAGATATATCCGGTTTGGCTGGGCGTCTGCAAGATTGGATGATGTAGCTAACTACATTCCAGCCAGAATTTCTGCTGTGTTAATTCCGATAGCATCTTTTCTCTGTGGTTATAGTCTCCGGAACTCTTTGAGAATTGCTTTTCGTGATGGTCGTAAACATCAAAGTCCCAATAGTGGTATTCCCGAAGCCGCTATGGCGGGAGCCTTAAGAGTACAGCTAGGGGGACCGAGTACTTATCAGGGTGAGGTTATAGAAAAACCATTCATCGGAGATGCTCAGAATCGATTAACTTTGGAATCGATAGGTATGGCAATAACCATAATGCAGGTTACCTCTCTTTTGTTTTTGACCTGCGGAATCGGAGTTGTTGTGTGCCTGAAATGGGTCTTTTCGTAA
- the cbiQ gene encoding cobalt ECF transporter T component CbiQ — translation MKTYFKTNRYTTGFANNLVEGLDPRSKIISFLSIILCMVLTPITRLKDFGLYFLLILAIAFISKITPKQILKRMFVLIPFILLIAIFILFIKEGNVYWSIKIGYWQLRVTYEGAWTFLNVIIKSGLSIILLVIASSTTTFPDFLQGMEMLRMPRLLVILMSFMYRYIFVLLDEAKRLMRARALRYFGSRYSEQFRIIGYMIEVLFIRTFERAKRIYSAMTTRGFTGEIRSIKHFQFSYIDFLFITGIIISLLFIVSGIVYKLEHMKINNAHLWQAL, via the coding sequence ATGAAAACATATTTCAAAACCAATCGATATACAACGGGATTTGCCAATAATTTAGTAGAAGGCCTGGACCCAAGGTCAAAAATTATCTCATTTCTTTCCATAATCCTCTGTATGGTATTGACGCCTATTACCCGTCTGAAGGACTTCGGATTGTATTTTTTACTCATACTGGCAATAGCATTTATATCAAAGATCACACCCAAGCAAATACTGAAAAGGATGTTTGTCTTAATTCCTTTTATTCTTCTCATTGCAATATTTATCCTTTTTATAAAAGAAGGAAATGTTTATTGGTCGATAAAGATAGGTTATTGGCAATTACGTGTTACCTATGAGGGCGCCTGGACATTTTTAAATGTTATTATAAAATCGGGTCTGTCGATAATCTTACTGGTGATTGCCTCTTCTACGACAACCTTTCCTGATTTTTTACAAGGAATGGAAATGCTTCGCATGCCGCGCTTATTGGTAATACTCATGTCATTTATGTATCGTTATATCTTTGTGCTTCTTGATGAAGCCAAACGATTGATGCGGGCAAGAGCCCTCCGGTATTTTGGGTCTCGGTATAGTGAACAATTTCGGATAATTGGATATATGATTGAGGTATTATTTATCAGAACCTTTGAGCGGGCAAAGAGAATTTATAGTGCGATGACCACCAGGGGATTTACCGGGGAAATACGGAGTATTAAGCATTTTCAATTCTCCTATATAGACTTTTTATTTATAACCGGTATAATCATATCGCTACTATTCATTGTATCAGGTATTGTTTATAAATTAGAACATATGAAAATAAACAACGCACACCTATGGCAAGCATTATAA
- a CDS encoding energy-coupling factor ABC transporter ATP-binding protein — MASIIKVSNLNYRYPDGTVGLKDVSFEAEEGETLVIIGANGTGKSTLCMNLMGILEGDGHINIAGLTLNKIHVKEIRRKVGMVFQNPDDQLFCPTVIDDVSFGPLNLGWDNNEVMVASQKALALVDMEGYESRTSYHLSFGEKKGQLLPPYYLWIQRSCCSMNPRVD, encoded by the coding sequence ATGGCAAGCATTATAAAAGTTTCAAACCTGAATTACCGTTATCCTGATGGGACGGTAGGGCTAAAAGACGTTAGTTTTGAGGCGGAAGAAGGGGAGACGTTAGTTATTATCGGCGCCAATGGAACTGGCAAGTCAACACTGTGTATGAACCTGATGGGTATTCTGGAAGGCGATGGGCATATTAATATTGCAGGTTTAACGTTAAACAAAATACATGTGAAAGAGATAAGACGGAAAGTAGGTATGGTATTTCAAAATCCTGATGATCAACTGTTTTGTCCTACCGTTATTGACGATGTTTCGTTTGGGCCTTTAAATTTAGGATGGGATAATAACGAGGTGATGGTTGCATCACAAAAGGCATTAGCGCTGGTCGATATGGAAGGCTACGAATCCCGTACATCATATCATCTGAGTTTTGGCGAAAAGAAAGGGCAGCTATTGCCACCGTACTATCTATGGATCCAGAGATCCTGTTGCTCGATGAACCCACGAGTGGATTAG